The Brassica napus cultivar Da-Ae chromosome C7, Da-Ae, whole genome shotgun sequence genomic interval AATTTTCATtcgatttgattttgttttctaccttttctttttttttttttgtttttttttttctgcgcCCCAACTTTAATTTGTTTGTACGAACGAACGTGATTTGTTTGTCTGTGCTATAAACACTGCAAAAGGTTGAAATGCATTTTCTCTTttcctttaaaatatatttttcctatTCTTTAATGTATTAGGTTCGATTTATAGGTAAGGGCTAAAACTGTTATTAGACAACCAATATAAACAATTAACTTTTGAACAAAgagaaaatataaacaattaactatatttacaaataaaacgtattgaattttttttttttaaagggaaCAAGATCAAAACGTTATATACCAAtaaagctaaaaaaaaattatttttgactgttaatttaaaaaaaaaaatacattctaTAGGTATTAAATCATAGATTTTTTTGGGGAAATAATCATAGagtaaattaaacaaaatataatggacacaaaattaataaatacagcCATGTTAATTGTTAACTATATTTACGATAAAATGTATTGACTATTTTATTTGGAAAACAAACAAGAACCAAACGTTATATACCAATATAgcgaaaaaaatttaaataaaaatacattctaTAGGTATTAAATGgacaaaactaattaaatacaGCCTTTAATGGATCCAAACGTTAGCCCACTTACATTTCGAGGTGAAAAGCCTAATGGGCCTTTCTTTATTCTTCTCTTCCAACGAACCACACACACGGACGAAGCAAAGAAAAAGCGTCCCGTCCCCTTCGTTTTCCACTCGGAACATGGCGTAATTGTGCAGAGAGATCCAACCAAACTTACAGTTGTGCTGTCACATTTCGAGACGAAGAAGCACTAGATCTAACACACCAACTAGTCAAGAAGAGCTAAGACTACACACACAGAGAAGATGGATAAGATGAATCAGGCTtttgagaagatgaagatgttGGTTGGTATGGAGGTCGAAGACGAGGAACGAGCTGCCGAAGAAGAAAGCTCTCTCTTCTTCATGGAAGATCTTAATCGCAATTGCGCTTTGACTACCAAACAGGTTTACTAACTAACTGTGTTTACTTTGGATCGAGTCATCTGCATTTGGCTGTTTCTTGAATATCTCATAATGAAGTTGAGCTCGTGAGCTCTCTATGTGTATCTCTGAATCATCGAGAGAAAGTGTTTGTTCCCTTAGAGAGCTAATGTATGATCGTTTAGACGAATCTGTTCTTTGAGTGTCTTGAATTGGGGTTTTATCTACCGCTAATATGCTCTCGGTATGTTTCCATGCGAACAGAGATTCTATGGATTTGCGATTTGCTTGTCAGCTGGCTTGGCATGTACTCTTTTGGTAAGTGAAATACAACTCTTATCCATGAACTAGCGAGCCTGCTTTGAAAGGAATCATTtacttaaaaatcatatatgacCTCTAAACACTTGGTAAGTTTCCTTCGTTGGGTAGTCTTGTCTCCTAActcttttacctttttttttacatgtttGACTATGCAGTCAATGCTTGTTTTCTTCAATCCGATCAAGTTTGGCTTCACATTCACTCTGGGAAATTTGATGGCACTTGGGAGGTCCGTTTTGgattcttttttttagtttagcttgtaatattacatttttattatcttttctaTGTCTGCTCAtagattttaagttttatatcgTTTTTGTATGACCAGCACAGCATTCCTTATAGGCCCACAGAGGCAGGTGACGATGATGCTTGACCCAGCTCGCATCTACGCTACTGCTTTGTATCTGGCCAGCATTATCATTGCCTTGTTTTGCGCTCTCTATGTAAGTTAGTAGGGTTTCTCAATTCAATCCActggaaaataataaaactgagCATAGTAAAGGTTAAGATAAGACTAGGGAGTGAAAATGCCTTGTTTTACACATCATCAACCATTTTCTTTCTCTACAGGTTCGTAACAAGCTGCTGACGTTGCTTGCTATCATTCTTGAGTTCTCTGGTCTAATATGGTATCCCAACTTCCATTAGCTTTCTCGTTGTTTACACATGGTCTCTGCATGTGCAGTTACATAATTTACTCTTTCGAAACATATACTATTAATTAAGCTCGAACTAGGAATGCATTGGTGAATCGAATCCTACTTATATGGTTTCTGAGTTTTGTCACAAAAGCTGTCATTCATCTTGGACCGCAGGTATAGCTTGAGCTACATCCCTTTCGCAAGGACCATGGTCTCAAAGGTGTTCATGACTTGTTTCGACACCGAGTTTTAAAGCAGCCATATACTCAAAAGAGTTTTCGTCCCAAAACCACTGTGATCTGTTTGAATGATTGGTCTGTGTTCAAAGCTGGACTTGTTTGGTGCACGAAGAAAAACGCTCAAAGCTCTTATAGTCTTTGGATCTCGTTTTGGTTTCTACTTGCTTCTTAACATGATGTCTTCACTATTCGTATCAGagttttttgtatattttgctGTGGAATATCACTGTAGATTTGGTTGCGGTTCATTTCTCTTATCCCTACTCATTTGAGTTTCCTCTAAGTTGAAGTATATTACCCAGCAAGATTTCATTGTTAGCTCAGTTACGAGTTTATCCAAGTGCAATTGCAAACAATCGAATGTTGCAGctttaaattctaaaaaatgagagaaattttttgaataaatgcaAGAATTTATAGAAATCAATCCATGGCCTTAATGAAAAGAACGAAACCACATAGTACAATACAATCTTATCAGATGCTTGCTAGGAGATGAGATATAAAAGAGTTGATCCAACAGAAATCAAAGATATGCAGAAGGAAGCTCAACTTTCCAGCCAAACTGACTGAAGCAGAGTACTCCTGGCTGGTAAAGCAAAGAAGTTCTCTAGAAGACAACAGTGTCAAGCATGGTGCCTAGTGTCTGAACAATGTTGGATGACATCAAGTTGGAAACGTGTTCTTCCAGATGCTTCTTTGCGTCTTGTCTTCCCACATTCACGATCGCCAGTTTCTCCGGTGACAACTCGTCTTCCTCTTGTACCGCCTTGTTATACTTGGCAGCCAAGCTCAACATTTCCTGTTAaacacgagagagagagagacaatgtAGTGAACATGAAcgtttaaacaaataaaaagattgCAAAATAGCCCATTTTGCTATTACCTGGACCGTCTGTTCGTTTGTCTTGGAGTGGGTGTCAAATCGTCTTAGCGTCAGACCATCTGTCCATTTCTTTTTATGGAGGTTTAGCAACATCTTCTCCTCGAGCTCGTTCTTCCTATAGTTGATGGCTATTGAGTAGTAATGTCTGTTCAATCCATGAATCAAAGCCTGCATAATAGTGTATCCAAAAGTACGTATCAGAGTCACCCTTTTACTTTGTTCCAtctttggaagaaaaaaaacacgTTTTCACTATTGTGAACCATCACCTGGATCGATGGTTTGTTCAGATGCCCGAGGTTAGACGTTGTTTGACGAGGCTCTTGCCCAAGCATAATGGTCTGCGGGTTAATCGAGCGGAACGCATCAATCACCACTTTCCCCTTCACACTTTGAATTGGATCAACAACCACTGCCACAGCTCGCTGGTTCAAAGCTTCAAAACTCTAACAAAAAGCACACAAGATGTTCAACAATGAGCATACACCAATCCAACCCAAACTATATAAAGATACCTAAGCCTAATATACAAACCCTACAATGGAAACCCAACCAGAACAAGGTACAGGACACAAGGGGAAACAATTCTATAGCGTAGGTGCAGTGCATTTTCACACAAA includes:
- the LOC111207853 gene encoding 26S proteasome non-ATPase regulatory subunit 14 homolog; this encodes MERLQRIFGAGGGLGHASPDSPTLDTSEQVYISSLALLKMLKHGRAGVPMEVMGLMLGEFVDEYTVRVVDVFAMPQSGTGVSVEAVDHVFQTNMLDMLKQTGRPEMVVGWYHSHPGFGCWLSGVDINTQQSFEALNQRAVAVVVDPIQSVKGKVVIDAFRSINPQTIMLGQEPRQTTSNLGHLNKPSIQALIHGLNRHYYSIAINYRKNELEEKMLLNLHKKKWTDGLTLRRFDTHSKTNEQTVQEMLSLAAKYNKAVQEEDELSPEKLAIVNVGRQDAKKHLEEHVSNLMSSNIVQTLGTMLDTVVF
- the LOC111207854 gene encoding vesicle transport protein SFT2B; the encoded protein is MDKMNQAFEKMKMLVGMEVEDEERAAEEESSLFFMEDLNRNCALTTKQRFYGFAICLSAGLACTLLSMLVFFNPIKFGFTFTLGNLMALGSTAFLIGPQRQVTMMLDPARIYATALYLASIIIALFCALYVRNKLLTLLAIILEFSGLIWYSLSYIPFARTMVSKVFMTCFDTEF